From one Pontibacillus sp. HMF3514 genomic stretch:
- the smpB gene encoding SsrA-binding protein SmpB, with protein MPKGQQGNAIARNKKANHDFFIEDTFEAGIVLQGTEIKSIRAGRVNMKDSFARVKNGEVFLHNLHISPYEQGNQFNHEPTRMRKLLLHKKEINRLIGETQQQGYSIVPLKMYIKNGVAKVLIGLGKGKKKYDKREDLKRKQAKRDIDRAVKDSLKR; from the coding sequence ATGCCAAAGGGTCAACAAGGAAATGCAATAGCGAGAAATAAAAAAGCGAATCATGACTTTTTCATTGAAGATACATTCGAAGCAGGGATAGTTCTACAAGGAACAGAAATCAAATCGATCCGTGCAGGTCGTGTGAATATGAAAGACTCATTTGCTCGTGTAAAAAACGGTGAAGTGTTCCTTCATAATCTGCACATTTCTCCTTACGAGCAAGGTAACCAGTTTAACCATGAACCGACCCGCATGCGAAAACTTCTTTTACACAAAAAAGAAATTAATCGCCTGATCGGTGAGACCCAGCAACAAGGGTATTCCATCGTGCCATTAAAAATGTATATAAAAAATGGTGTAGCAAAGGTTTTAATTGGTCTAGGAAAAGGTAAAAAGAAATATGATAAACGTGAAGACCTGAAGCGTAAGCAGGCTAAACGTGATATCGATCGCGCTGTAAAAGATAGCTTGAAACGATAG
- a CDS encoding GNAT family N-acetyltransferase has product MDTGIEDDYVLRIFPDLIKRENNVVYGLFEDDQMISIAGYTLFANQYAMLGRLRSDRRYTSQGHATNLLRFIIRDLEALPNIKWIGAHTEENNEAAKKVMSKLGIPQVVTTHPLILKKPYQVVGTEGPIWTSVRDTKRKRELLKSVADIPLGVFPYEGYYPVPFDQDLFTDDYLERSSFYVNETEDRFIIVQEDQKGHLYANVKYLWDDHHEQPGFWETIQYELQHHPNIYGAWIDFSPKGYQNIPSLHPYEWSQAWVLYGKWV; this is encoded by the coding sequence ATGGACACTGGAATTGAAGATGATTATGTACTACGTATTTTCCCCGACTTAATTAAACGGGAAAACAATGTAGTTTATGGTCTATTTGAAGATGATCAAATGATTTCTATTGCAGGATATACATTATTTGCGAATCAATACGCTATGCTTGGAAGATTACGTAGTGATCGTCGCTATACATCACAAGGGCATGCGACAAATCTTTTACGTTTTATTATTCGTGATTTGGAAGCGCTACCGAATATTAAATGGATTGGTGCTCATACAGAAGAAAACAACGAAGCAGCCAAAAAAGTAATGAGTAAACTTGGCATTCCTCAGGTTGTTACAACCCATCCTCTGATTTTAAAAAAACCATATCAAGTTGTAGGAACAGAGGGACCTATCTGGACCAGCGTTAGAGATACCAAAAGAAAACGTGAACTCTTAAAAAGTGTTGCGGATATTCCTTTAGGTGTCTTTCCTTATGAAGGCTACTATCCTGTTCCTTTTGATCAAGATTTATTTACAGATGATTATTTAGAAAGATCTTCATTTTACGTGAATGAGACTGAGGATCGTTTTATTATTGTGCAAGAGGATCAAAAGGGTCATCTTTATGCCAATGTAAAATACCTATGGGATGACCATCACGAACAACCTGGTTTTTGGGAAACGATTCAATATGAGCTGCAGCACCATCCAAATATTTATGGTGCATGGATAGATTTTTCACCAAAAGGATATCAAAACATCCCTTCCCTCCACCCTTATGAATGGAGTCAGGCTTGGGTTCTTTATGGAAAATGGGTTTAA
- the rnr gene encoding ribonuclease R: MSDQLKKQILDHFNEDNARPLSVHEIEEVIGIEEEQDFTTLMKTLNQLEEEGELVRTRKNRYGLPEKMNLIRGKVQMHAKGFAFLIPDKEDQDDVYIHHSDLQSAMNGDRVLVRIDSRVDEGKRPEGTVIRIIERNTNEIVGTYDDNGYFGFVIADDKRIPNDIFIPKGATNGAVDGHKVIVRITKYPEGRMSAEGEVTQILGHKNDPGIDILAIIHKHGIQVDFPNEVIEQATQTPDEISQDEIKNRRDLRDEQIVTIDGADAKDLDDAVAVRKLDNGNYHLGVHIADVTYYVGEDSPIDKEARERGTSVYLVDRVIPMIPHRLSNGICSLNPQVDRLTLSCEMEINPDGEVVNHEIFQSVIKTDERMTYSDVKKILVDDDEELKQRYEPLVPMFKEMENLASILRRKRLKRGAIDFDFKEAQVLVDEEGKAEDVVLRERSVAERLIEEFMLAANETVDEHFHWMDVPFIHRVHEEPDSSKLQHFFEFITNFGYNVKGSADDVHPKALQEVLEAVKGTEEDMVISKLMLRSMQQARYDDKNLGHFGLSTEFYTHFTSPIRRYPDLTVHRLIRRYIIEGKLDQKTRQHWKDQIPEIAKHSSERERRAVDAERETDDLKKAEYMQDKIGQEFEGVVSSVTNFGLFVELPNTVEGLVHVSYLTDDYYHFDEKQYAMIGERTGNVFRIGDELTVRVEKVNLDERVVDFEIVGMEPPKKNKPSARPDKPKVIHAKKESSGGKGGDKKGKGRSKHQGKGQGKKKDGGKPFYQNVQKGNKKKKK; encoded by the coding sequence ATGAGTGATCAGCTGAAAAAACAAATTTTAGATCATTTTAATGAGGATAATGCTCGACCATTATCTGTCCACGAAATAGAAGAAGTAATCGGAATAGAAGAAGAACAAGACTTTACCACTCTAATGAAAACCTTGAACCAGTTAGAGGAAGAAGGAGAGCTTGTACGTACACGTAAAAATCGTTACGGACTTCCAGAAAAAATGAACCTAATACGCGGGAAAGTTCAAATGCACGCAAAAGGCTTTGCTTTCCTCATTCCAGATAAAGAGGATCAGGATGATGTGTATATCCACCACTCTGATCTTCAGTCAGCTATGAATGGAGACCGCGTACTTGTTCGTATTGATTCACGAGTTGATGAAGGTAAGCGACCAGAAGGAACGGTAATTCGTATAATTGAACGAAATACAAATGAAATCGTAGGTACTTACGATGATAATGGATATTTCGGATTTGTTATAGCGGATGATAAACGCATTCCAAATGATATTTTCATTCCAAAAGGCGCTACGAATGGCGCAGTAGATGGACATAAAGTAATTGTGCGAATAACAAAATACCCTGAAGGACGCATGAGTGCTGAGGGTGAAGTGACGCAGATCCTTGGTCATAAGAACGACCCTGGCATAGATATTTTAGCTATTATTCATAAGCATGGAATTCAGGTAGATTTTCCGAATGAAGTGATTGAGCAGGCTACTCAAACGCCTGATGAAATTAGCCAGGATGAAATTAAGAACCGTCGTGACCTCCGCGATGAACAAATTGTTACCATTGATGGTGCTGACGCAAAGGACTTGGATGACGCAGTAGCTGTGCGTAAGTTGGATAATGGAAACTATCATTTAGGTGTTCACATTGCTGACGTTACGTACTATGTAGGGGAAGATTCTCCAATTGATAAAGAAGCGCGCGAACGAGGTACAAGTGTTTATCTTGTAGACCGTGTCATTCCTATGATTCCACATCGTTTGTCCAATGGAATTTGTTCCTTGAATCCACAGGTGGATCGTTTAACACTATCTTGTGAAATGGAAATTAACCCTGATGGGGAAGTCGTGAACCATGAGATCTTCCAAAGTGTGATTAAGACGGATGAACGTATGACGTACTCCGACGTGAAGAAGATCCTTGTAGATGACGATGAGGAACTGAAACAACGTTACGAACCCCTTGTGCCTATGTTTAAGGAAATGGAAAACCTCGCTTCCATTCTACGTAGGAAGCGTTTAAAGCGCGGAGCAATTGACTTTGACTTTAAAGAAGCACAAGTCCTTGTAGATGAGGAAGGGAAAGCAGAAGATGTAGTGCTTCGTGAACGTTCTGTTGCTGAGCGTTTAATTGAGGAATTCATGCTAGCTGCTAACGAAACCGTCGATGAACACTTTCATTGGATGGACGTTCCGTTCATTCACCGTGTGCACGAAGAACCAGATTCATCAAAACTTCAGCACTTCTTTGAATTCATTACAAACTTTGGTTATAACGTAAAAGGTTCAGCTGATGACGTGCATCCGAAGGCATTACAGGAAGTGTTAGAAGCGGTAAAAGGAACCGAAGAAGATATGGTAATCTCAAAACTCATGCTTCGCTCCATGCAGCAAGCTCGATATGACGACAAAAACCTGGGTCACTTTGGTCTATCAACTGAGTTTTACACGCACTTCACGTCACCAATCCGACGTTACCCTGACTTAACGGTACACCGATTGATACGTCGTTATATTATCGAAGGGAAGCTTGACCAAAAAACGCGTCAACATTGGAAAGATCAAATTCCTGAGATCGCGAAGCATTCCTCTGAGCGTGAACGTCGTGCCGTTGACGCTGAACGCGAAACAGATGATCTGAAAAAAGCAGAATATATGCAGGACAAAATCGGTCAAGAGTTTGAAGGTGTCGTAAGCTCTGTTACAAACTTCGGACTTTTCGTAGAATTACCAAACACAGTTGAAGGTCTTGTACACGTTAGCTATCTAACAGATGACTACTATCATTTCGATGAGAAGCAATATGCCATGATCGGTGAACGTACAGGGAATGTTTTCCGAATCGGTGACGAGCTAACTGTACGAGTAGAGAAAGTTAACCTGGACGAACGAGTTGTTGACTTTGAAATCGTAGGTATGGAACCTCCGAAGAAAAACAAACCTAGTGCACGTCCTGACAAACCAAAAGTCATCCATGCTAAGAAAGAGAGCTCAGGTGGCAAAGGTGGAGACAAAAAAGGTAAAGGTCGAAGCAAACACCAAGGTAAAGGGCAAGGTAAGAAAAAAGACGGTGGCAAGCCGTTTTACCAAAATGTCCAAAAAGGTAATAAAAAGAAGAAGAAATAA
- a CDS encoding carboxylesterase — MKIKQPQPFTFEAGNRAVLLLHGFTGHSADVRMLGRYLEKKGYTSHAPILSGHGQPAEEILKYTPADWWKDVQNALQHLKDKGYEEIAVAGLSLGGVLGLKLAYSEPIKGVTPMCSPMFFDNEEELKKGFKQFAKEYKQLEKKSEDTIQEELDTLLETPSKTFEELGKLIKDVHDNIDMIYAPTFVVQAENDEMINTESANYIYENVEADQKEIKWYKESGHVITLDKEREQLHEDIFNFLESLDWSVE; from the coding sequence ATGAAAATAAAACAACCACAACCATTTACGTTTGAAGCAGGAAATCGTGCGGTATTATTATTACATGGTTTTACTGGCCATTCAGCAGATGTTCGAATGTTAGGCCGTTATTTAGAAAAGAAAGGCTATACTTCACATGCTCCCATTTTGAGCGGACATGGGCAACCAGCAGAAGAAATTTTAAAATACACACCAGCTGACTGGTGGAAAGATGTTCAGAATGCATTGCAACATTTAAAGGATAAAGGCTATGAAGAAATTGCTGTAGCTGGTCTCTCTCTAGGAGGTGTTCTCGGGTTAAAGCTTGCTTATAGCGAACCCATTAAAGGTGTAACACCAATGTGCTCTCCGATGTTTTTTGACAATGAAGAAGAGCTAAAAAAAGGGTTCAAGCAATTCGCAAAGGAATACAAGCAGCTTGAGAAAAAATCTGAAGATACAATCCAAGAAGAACTTGACACACTATTAGAAACACCTTCTAAAACCTTTGAGGAACTTGGTAAGTTGATTAAGGACGTACATGACAACATTGATATGATCTATGCGCCAACATTTGTAGTCCAAGCAGAAAACGATGAAATGATTAATACAGAAAGCGCGAATTATATTTATGAAAATGTTGAAGCTGATCAAAAAGAAATCAAATGGTACAAAGAATCAGGACATGTTATCACGTTAGATAAAGAACGTGAACAATTACATGAAGATATTTTCAACTTCTTAGAATCCTTGGACTGGTCAGTGGAATAA
- the secG gene encoding preprotein translocase subunit SecG, protein MYGVVVTLLVIDAIAMITLVLLQSGKSAGLSGAISGGAEQLFGKQKARGIDAVMHKATIVTAVLFFVLTFLLGYVVG, encoded by the coding sequence ATGTACGGAGTTGTCGTTACATTACTTGTAATAGATGCAATAGCAATGATTACATTAGTACTTCTTCAATCTGGTAAAAGTGCAGGTCTATCTGGAGCGATTTCAGGTGGAGCTGAGCAACTATTTGGTAAACAAAAAGCACGCGGAATTGATGCGGTTATGCATAAAGCAACCATCGTGACTGCTGTTTTATTCTTTGTTTTAACATTCTTACTTGGTTATGTTGTAGGCTAA
- a CDS encoding DeoR/GlpR family DNA-binding transcription regulator, giving the protein MLTPQRHQIILNLLKEQETAKIQELVDATGASEATIRRDLSQLENENKLKRVHGGASVLHQKSEELSIPEKSTKYLDQKQLIARYAASLIREDDCIFLDAGTTTYQMIPYLKDRNITVVTNGLSLLEALMEYKVQTYLTGGFVKYKTKALVGQGAYHTLSQYRFDKCFLGVNGVHPSHGYTTPDPEEAFIKQSALSQSQEAYVLGDASKLNEVTFAKIADLSQAQFITNETQQERIIPFQEKTTVKVVTS; this is encoded by the coding sequence ATATTAACACCTCAACGCCATCAAATTATACTAAACCTACTTAAAGAACAAGAAACAGCCAAAATTCAGGAGCTAGTGGATGCTACTGGCGCTTCTGAAGCAACTATACGAAGAGATCTTAGTCAGTTGGAGAATGAAAACAAACTTAAGCGGGTTCATGGTGGTGCATCTGTGCTTCACCAAAAAAGTGAAGAATTAAGCATTCCAGAGAAATCAACGAAATACTTAGACCAAAAGCAACTTATAGCCCGTTATGCAGCTAGTCTGATACGTGAAGATGATTGTATTTTTCTTGATGCTGGAACAACAACGTATCAAATGATTCCCTATTTAAAAGATCGGAACATCACAGTTGTAACAAATGGATTATCTCTACTTGAAGCATTGATGGAATATAAGGTTCAGACGTATTTAACTGGGGGTTTTGTAAAATATAAAACAAAAGCCCTTGTTGGTCAGGGAGCGTATCATACGCTATCCCAGTACCGTTTCGATAAATGCTTCCTTGGCGTAAATGGTGTCCATCCAAGCCATGGTTATACCACTCCAGATCCAGAAGAAGCATTCATCAAACAGTCTGCTTTGTCACAATCACAGGAAGCTTATGTGCTTGGTGATGCTTCCAAACTAAATGAAGTTACGTTTGCTAAAATTGCAGACCTATCACAAGCCCAGTTCATAACGAATGAAACACAACAAGAAAGGATAATACCTTTCCAAGAGAAAACGACAGTAAAGGTTGTGACATCATGA
- the pfkB gene encoding 1-phosphofructokinase: MIYTVTLSPSVDYIMHVDQFHEGELNRASKTFYYAGGKGINVSRVLKRLDIQNTALGYIGGFTGRFIEEYLESEHVEHQFIETKHPTRVNVKLKSDEESEINGPGPDISEEQQNQLLQQVDQLQPDDYLVVAGSIPKTIPATFYKEMAKRCDQNDAHFIADTSGKALEELVGLRTFLLKPNHHELGELFNTSIETQEDAITYARKLVDQGAEHVIVSMGGQGAILVSKDDTYSCNVPKGTVKNSVGAGDSVVSGFLASYRQNKDLIQAFKQGVAAGSATAFNNDLGTKEDIEKLLSEIEVQEHA; encoded by the coding sequence ATGATTTATACCGTTACATTAAGCCCTTCAGTTGATTATATTATGCATGTTGATCAGTTTCATGAAGGAGAGTTAAACCGAGCTTCGAAAACGTTTTATTATGCGGGAGGAAAAGGGATCAACGTGTCTCGCGTTCTCAAACGATTAGATATTCAAAACACAGCACTCGGTTATATTGGTGGCTTTACTGGCAGATTTATAGAAGAATATCTTGAATCTGAACATGTAGAACACCAATTCATAGAAACTAAGCATCCTACACGCGTAAACGTAAAGCTTAAATCAGATGAAGAATCTGAAATCAACGGGCCTGGCCCTGACATTTCAGAAGAGCAACAAAATCAACTATTACAACAAGTGGATCAACTACAACCTGATGACTATCTTGTAGTCGCTGGAAGTATTCCGAAAACAATTCCTGCAACCTTCTATAAGGAAATGGCAAAGCGTTGTGATCAAAATGATGCTCATTTCATTGCTGACACCTCAGGTAAAGCATTAGAAGAGCTTGTTGGACTCCGCACATTTTTACTTAAGCCAAATCATCATGAACTTGGTGAGCTTTTTAACACAAGCATAGAAACCCAGGAGGATGCCATCACATATGCTCGCAAACTTGTTGATCAAGGTGCTGAGCATGTCATTGTTTCCATGGGGGGACAAGGAGCAATTCTTGTTAGTAAGGATGATACATATTCTTGTAACGTTCCTAAAGGGACAGTCAAAAACTCAGTTGGAGCTGGGGACTCGGTTGTCTCAGGATTTCTTGCTTCTTACCGCCAAAACAAAGATCTCATCCAAGCATTTAAACAAGGTGTTGCTGCCGGAAGCGCCACAGCTTTTAATAACGACCTAGGCACCAAAGAAGATATAGAGAAACTTCTATCCGAGATTGAAGTTCAAGAACATGCATAA
- a CDS encoding PTS fructose transporter subunit IIABC, whose product MKITDLLKRDTMILELDSDSKPEIIDELVSKLDEAGRLNDKEEFKQAIQAREDQSTTGIGEGVAIPHAKTAAVKEPAIAFARSQNGADYESLDGQPTHLFFMIAASEGANQEHLETLSSLSSLLMDASFREKLLEAESKDKIIQLINDKESEGDEEEEAEEETTSEDHEEAYVVAVTACPTGIAHTYMAADKLKETAKEMGIKIKIETNGSSGVKNALTSEDIEKATGVIVAADIEVETDRFKGKPTLTVPVAKGIHEPKNLIEKAAKGDAPIYEGGGNAADGEEGEDGSFVGGGEKKGFYKHLMNGVSNMLPFVVGGGILIALSFFWGIEATDPESPEYNQFAAWLSTIGGGKAFFLLVPVLAGFIAQSIAGRPGLAPGMVGGLIAIQETGGIEGAGNGSGFLGGLIAGFLAGYVVLLIQKALTVLPETLDGLKPVLFYPVFGLLITGLIMILINPPLVSIYAGLQNWLDGLGNLNIVLGLLLGGMMAVDMGGPVNKAAYTFGLAMIDANNYAPIAAIMAGGMVPPLGLALATTFFKSKFTKQERETGKTAYAMGASFITEGAIPFAAADPARVITSSVIGSAITGALVMLFGITLRAPHGGIFVFPFVNSNVDAFSGGIMAPLFYSIAIIAGSVVTAVLVGLLKKDAKTA is encoded by the coding sequence GTGAAAATTACTGATTTATTAAAAAGAGACACCATGATTTTAGAGCTTGATTCAGACTCAAAGCCTGAAATTATAGATGAATTAGTTTCAAAGTTAGATGAAGCTGGTCGTTTGAATGACAAGGAAGAATTCAAACAAGCTATTCAAGCTCGTGAAGATCAGAGTACAACAGGTATTGGCGAAGGTGTAGCGATTCCACACGCTAAAACAGCAGCTGTAAAAGAACCAGCGATAGCGTTTGCTCGCTCCCAAAATGGCGCTGATTATGAATCACTTGACGGTCAGCCTACCCATTTATTCTTTATGATTGCAGCTTCTGAAGGGGCCAACCAAGAGCACTTAGAAACGCTTTCTAGCCTATCTTCCTTATTAATGGATGCAAGCTTCCGGGAAAAACTTTTAGAAGCAGAGTCCAAAGATAAAATCATTCAACTTATCAACGATAAAGAATCCGAAGGTGATGAGGAAGAAGAAGCAGAAGAGGAAACCACTTCAGAAGATCATGAAGAAGCTTATGTCGTAGCTGTTACAGCATGTCCTACAGGAATTGCCCACACGTACATGGCTGCAGATAAGTTAAAAGAAACAGCTAAAGAAATGGGAATAAAAATTAAAATTGAAACAAACGGTTCAAGCGGTGTAAAAAACGCTCTTACTAGTGAAGACATTGAAAAAGCTACCGGTGTCATCGTTGCAGCTGATATAGAAGTTGAGACGGATCGTTTTAAAGGAAAACCAACTTTAACAGTCCCAGTCGCAAAAGGAATTCACGAACCGAAGAATCTAATAGAGAAAGCTGCAAAGGGAGACGCACCGATTTATGAAGGTGGCGGTAATGCAGCCGATGGCGAAGAAGGCGAAGATGGATCCTTTGTAGGTGGAGGCGAGAAAAAAGGCTTCTACAAACACTTAATGAACGGTGTTTCCAACATGCTTCCATTCGTTGTAGGTGGCGGTATTTTAATTGCCTTATCATTCTTCTGGGGAATTGAAGCAACGGACCCTGAATCTCCAGAGTATAACCAATTTGCAGCGTGGTTATCGACCATTGGTGGCGGAAAAGCTTTCTTCTTACTTGTTCCGGTATTAGCAGGCTTTATTGCACAAAGTATTGCTGGTCGACCAGGTTTGGCTCCAGGTATGGTTGGTGGTCTCATAGCCATACAAGAAACTGGTGGTATTGAAGGTGCAGGAAATGGTTCTGGTTTCTTAGGAGGTCTAATCGCTGGTTTCCTAGCAGGTTATGTTGTGCTACTCATACAAAAAGCATTGACAGTATTACCAGAGACATTAGATGGATTGAAACCTGTTCTGTTTTATCCTGTATTCGGCTTACTCATTACAGGTTTAATTATGATTTTAATCAACCCACCTCTTGTATCCATTTACGCAGGATTACAAAACTGGTTAGATGGATTAGGGAATTTAAATATCGTTCTAGGCTTACTATTAGGCGGAATGATGGCTGTTGATATGGGTGGCCCTGTTAACAAAGCAGCTTACACATTTGGTTTAGCTATGATTGATGCGAATAACTATGCTCCAATTGCAGCTATTATGGCTGGCGGTATGGTGCCACCACTTGGACTAGCACTAGCTACAACATTCTTTAAGAGCAAGTTTACTAAGCAAGAGCGCGAAACAGGAAAAACAGCATATGCAATGGGAGCCTCCTTTATAACAGAAGGCGCAATTCCATTCGCAGCAGCTGATCCGGCACGTGTAATCACATCTTCCGTAATTGGTTCAGCTATTACAGGTGCATTAGTCATGTTATTTGGCATTACATTGCGCGCTCCACACGGCGGTATCTTTGTATTCCCTTTTGTAAACAGTAACGTTGACGCATTTAGCGGTGGAATTATGGCACCTCTATTCTACTCCATCGCAATTATTGCAGGCTCTGTTGTTACAGCAGTTTTAGTTGGTTTATTAAAAAAAGATGCTAAAACCGCTTAA
- a CDS encoding phosphocarrier protein HPr has protein sequence MVEQTMTITSEDGVHARPATVLVQTAGQYKADVNLEYNGKSVNLKSIMGIMSLGIPSGAEVKIKADGSDEEDALNAVAESMKKENLGE, from the coding sequence ATGGTCGAACAAACAATGACAATTACATCAGAAGACGGTGTCCATGCACGTCCTGCAACCGTACTAGTTCAGACGGCTGGTCAGTATAAAGCGGATGTAAACCTTGAGTATAACGGGAAATCCGTGAACCTTAAATCCATTATGGGCATTATGTCTCTTGGGATTCCATCTGGAGCTGAAGTTAAGATCAAAGCTGATGGATCGGATGAAGAAGATGCACTGAATGCTGTTGCGGAATCCATGAAAAAAGAAAATCTGGGGGAATAA
- the ptsP gene encoding phosphoenolpyruvate--protein phosphotransferase: protein MSHIKGIGASSGIAIAKAYRMEAPDLSYDKKDIDSPEQEVQRFQDAIETSKGELEKIKDHALKTLGEEKAEIFSAHLLVLSDPELLQPIQDKIKSDNVNAEAALDETANMFIDMFKNMDNEYMRERAADIQDVTKRVMAHLLNVTFPDPALIDEKVVIVAEDLTPSDTAQLNKEFVQGFTTDIGGRTSHSAIMARSLEIPAVVGTKEVTETINQNDMVIVDGIDGNVIVNPSDEQIEAYKQKQADFEKQKQEWAKLKDESTKTADGQHVELVANIGTPDDVDGVHGNGGEGVGLYRTEFLYMGKSQLPTEEEQYEAYKSVLESMGSDKPVVVRTLDIGGDKELEYLDLPDEMNPFLGYRAIRLCLERDDIFRTQLRALLRASVYGNLKIMFPMIATLGEFRQAKAILEEEKANLQSEGTEVSDSIEVGMMVEIPATAVIAKQFAKEVDFFSIGTNDLIQYTMAADRMNERVSYLYQPYNPAILNLINNVIEAAHAEGKWAGMCGEMAGDEIAIPILLGLGLDEFSMSATSILPARTQILSLSKEEMASYKDEILSKDTSEEVVEFVKEKTGQK from the coding sequence ATGAGTCACATCAAAGGAATCGGAGCATCCAGCGGTATAGCTATTGCGAAAGCATATCGCATGGAAGCACCTGATCTTTCATACGATAAAAAAGATATTGATAGTCCTGAACAAGAAGTTCAACGCTTCCAGGATGCAATCGAGACATCTAAAGGTGAACTTGAAAAGATTAAAGATCACGCTCTAAAAACATTAGGAGAGGAAAAAGCGGAGATCTTCTCTGCTCATCTACTTGTTTTAAGTGATCCAGAACTACTTCAGCCAATCCAAGATAAAATCAAATCAGACAATGTGAATGCTGAAGCTGCACTTGATGAAACAGCAAACATGTTCATCGACATGTTCAAAAACATGGATAATGAATACATGCGCGAGCGCGCTGCAGACATTCAGGACGTAACGAAGCGTGTTATGGCTCACCTTCTTAACGTTACATTCCCTGACCCTGCATTAATTGATGAAAAAGTTGTTATTGTCGCTGAAGACTTAACACCTTCTGATACAGCTCAATTAAACAAAGAGTTCGTACAAGGCTTCACAACAGATATTGGTGGTCGTACATCTCACTCTGCTATCATGGCTCGTTCTCTTGAAATTCCAGCAGTTGTTGGAACAAAAGAAGTAACAGAAACGATTAATCAAAATGATATGGTGATCGTAGATGGTATTGATGGCAACGTAATCGTAAATCCATCTGATGAACAAATTGAAGCGTACAAGCAAAAACAAGCAGACTTCGAAAAGCAGAAACAAGAGTGGGCGAAGCTAAAAGATGAGTCTACAAAAACTGCTGATGGTCAACATGTTGAGCTTGTTGCAAACATCGGTACTCCAGACGATGTAGACGGCGTACATGGTAATGGCGGCGAAGGTGTCGGCCTTTATCGCACAGAGTTCCTATACATGGGTAAAAGCCAGCTTCCAACTGAAGAAGAGCAATATGAAGCTTACAAATCTGTTCTTGAATCAATGGGATCAGATAAGCCTGTAGTTGTTCGTACACTAGATATTGGTGGCGACAAAGAGCTTGAATATCTTGATCTTCCTGATGAAATGAACCCATTCCTTGGCTACCGTGCGATTCGCTTATGCTTAGAACGTGACGATATTTTCCGTACACAGCTTCGTGCATTACTACGCGCTAGCGTTTATGGAAACTTAAAGATCATGTTCCCAATGATCGCTACACTTGGTGAGTTCCGTCAGGCAAAAGCAATTCTTGAAGAAGAGAAAGCAAACTTACAATCTGAAGGTACTGAGGTTTCAGATAGTATCGAAGTAGGTATGATGGTTGAGATCCCAGCAACAGCTGTCATCGCAAAGCAGTTTGCGAAAGAGGTTGACTTCTTCTCTATCGGAACAAACGACTTAATTCAATATACAATGGCTGCTGACCGTATGAACGAACGCGTTTCTTACCTATACCAGCCATACAACCCAGCGATTTTAAATCTAATCAATAACGTCATCGAAGCAGCACACGCTGAAGGCAAATGGGCCGGCATGTGCGGTGAAATGGCAGGAGACGAAATCGCAATCCCTATCCTTCTTGGCTTAGGCTTAGATGAATTCAGTATGAGCGCTACATCTATCCTACCAGCTCGTACACAGATCCTTAGCCTTTCTAAAGAAGAAATGGCATCTTATAAAGATGAAATTCTTTCAAAAGATACATCTGAAGAGGTTGTTGAATTTGTTAAGGAAAAGACGGGTCAGAAATAA